The Camarhynchus parvulus chromosome 4A, STF_HiC, whole genome shotgun sequence genomic sequence ACATCTAACATAAATTGCAAAAGCTGAGGAAATGCAAGAATGCTCCTGTCATTGTGCACTTTTTAGTTTAGGTACCAAAGTGAAATGTGCAGTGATTTGAAGAAAGGTCAGCCCAACTGGAGCTAAACATCCTTTAATTAACCTTTGCAGGATGGAGGTGTTCTGAATAGGGAGCCTCTTAGTTTAAAAGTTATTCAAGAAGGTCttgaatttataaatttatatccaggttttaattgctgtttttGTGGCAAAATGCTCTTTTAATCCAGCAAATACATACTCAGAAATTTCACCCAGATATCCCCTCTCTTCTGTCATTTTTATTCTACCAGACCATCTAGCacctttcagattttttttccttgaccttttaaaattatcttaattaaatatttaatgagtTATCATCCAAACCTACATCTTTGGCTCTGTGCCTAATTATATTTGACAGCCTACAAATCACACATCTTAACAGCTTATCTGTTAGGCTGGCTTCCTGTAAACTCTGTGCATTATTAAACTTTATTAatgatataataataataaaagtaaaTGAATCTGTGCCTTGGAAAAGTTTGCAGCATTATGAGTAACAAACTAGAATGTCTCCAAGAGAAATGATTGCATTGAATATCCATTTACATCTGTTCAGCTCTCACTTGCCTTTCCTGCCTGATTTCAGAGAGGGGGAATTGCTGAAATTCTAAACTAAGGGTTtcttgtaggtttttttttttcaaatgtataaAATCTCAGGTTGTTATTGCAGGTCTTAGTCATAACTTTTGAGTTTCACCAGTAATTTGGTGTGACATCTCAGGCACCACATGGACCCAATGAGATTAGACACGGGAATTGGTCTAAGGTGAACGATTTGTCAGATTTGCTGCTGTCCTTAAAAGACTACAAGGTATTGAAAGATACAGGTAAAACTGGGAAAATCACTGACTCGCAGGATTTCCCTTGGTAAAGGGGAAGGCAAAAAGTGGGGCTCTGCTAGTTTAGTGCCATGGGTGAGATGGCCAATATCCTGGCTGGCTCCTCAAGCCCAAGGGTCTGGCTGCCCCATATCTCGTGGTGTCTCCACTCACACGCAGACCCCCTGCAGCACCGCACACAAATAATCACAGACATAAGTGGGCTTTGCTGCCAAGCAGTGCAGGGGTAATCAAATCCAAGTGCCTTGGTTATACACCCCAATTCGAGGTGAGATACACCATCTGCAACTGCAGACGGAGTGCATATGTCCTGAAGAAAtgtcacagcctcctttcttctgtttccagGGCAATGCAGCAGTGCACTGTGTCTTTTGGGACTTCGGGAAAAACAGCAAGTGTTACTTGCCGagctggctctgtccccagagGCTTTGGTTTCTTGACGTTGCACCTTGAAACTTGAGcgtgtgctgctgctttgtgttgATATCAACACCTCAGTACTCAATGTTATCTCCAGGGACATGGGTATGGCagtgtgcagtgctgcatcTGCACAAACAAGAAGACTTTGctaaagaaaaaggcagaaattcaaTGAAATATCAGATGAACTCTTACCGTGACTTCAGGGAATACAGCAGGGGCTTTGCTGGGATTAGGTCTTTAAAATGGCTCAGACAGTCACCAGAGAGAGATAACTGTGAATTGGGTTACCTTGGAGCACGTGGGAGAGGTTTCCTCTGCAATCACTAGGAGTAGAAATGATTTGCTTGTTTTTGATCAGAATCTTAGCTTCTGAATATGTGATGCAGACCACAAAAATAGGGTCATAACATTCGGTCTTACCAGGGAAAATCTGGCTGTTTCAGTGCTGCACTCTGCCTAAACAAAGCCTctgccctgtgtgtgtttcttttcttctgtttccacaTCCTCCAGCACAATCTCCCCCAGCACTAGGTTCTTTATCTTCTTTCTATGTGTGCAGATATGTAAAtgactttaaatatttcttcattccACTGAAAGCTTTCATCCAAATTTTGAGGTTCTCAGGCAACTACAGAAGATGTGTTTCAGTGTGAAATCTCACTTGTGTGCTGCTAAATGACCCTGCAATCTGTACTAACTTGAGCTTGTCTTCGCACACCCTGCATGCTGCAGAGCTATAAATGATGGAGGATGACTAACTCTGCTTAAAAATCCTTTATCTTTATTACACAGATGGACTGGGTGGTTGGAATACATCGGGGTGTGAAATGGAATATACAGATATGAATTATACAATCTGTTTCTGTAACCATCTTACCCATTTTGGAGTCCTACTGGTGAGTACACCATGAATCATCTCCCAGAAAGTTCCCGTGGTACTAAACAAAGTCATCTCTAGCTTTGGAGAAGAGATGGGAGATTCATATCTATACAAGCTCTTAGATATCTGCAATGTTGCCAAAATCAGCAATACAAAGAAAACAGTTATAATAATTTAGTGGTGTAAAGTCCTTTAAACTGCTTTGAGGCAGTTTTGTTTTACAGATGTAGTTTGTACTTTGCAGTGTAACTTAATCAACCTCAATATGTGTTGGAAATACTGTGTTAAATTTATTAACTGCCAGCGACAACTAATGACCTTCTTGAAAGTTTTATCTATGCTCCATCAGAAAGTGAAGTTTAGAATAAATATGGGAGATGTCATTATCTAGCACCTCTTATTTCTCTGTAATATAGAGAAAACTGCCCCTAAAAGCAAAATGTCAAAAGCTGGGACAACTGCCTGAGAATGGGctgcacaaaaggcaaagagacAGGCGGGTTCTAAGTAAATCAGGTACATTAAATTGTCTATTCCTGGTAGGACACAGCCCACAGGATGGGGTGAGGCCCCACCTTTGCCTTTGGGTGCTTCCCCTGTCAGCATGACCCTGCTCCAGAGGCAAAAGCTCTCCTGGGAGTAAAATTGTGGctttacagaaagaaattgaGATGGTTCAGATTCCAGACACTTGCTTAAGTTTTTGTTCAAGCAAGAAGAATTCAGTCTGATTTTCAGATCACACCTCACACTGTCACTTTGGTAATCAGCACAGCTACAGGTCTTCAGCAGCATCATCCATGGGACATTGGAGATGTAGGTTACTAgtcaaaataaaagagaagctgtgtcagggaacAACAAAATCCTCTCAGTGttcctcctggcagcagctgtggagaaGCAGGGCCCAGCTTCCTGTCTTTATTTTGCAGTGGTGCTTCCTGGACAGGGAGGATCTACCATGCTCTAAGGCATTTAGCAGGTTTGTGCAGTTCCCAAGCATGGCAGCTGCCACTGAAACAAAGTAGTTTCTCCTACAAAGCGAGCTCccagtgaaataattttggtAAGATCTTGGAATCCATATTCAATTTGTGGTTTCTGAAGAACAGCTTTTCTAGCTTCACAACTTATTGCCGGATACTTTAAATACTGCAGGCTAATTTGCCATTTACTAGTTTGAATATTCTGTGGGACTATATGATAAGAAacacataaatatattaatggAAAATCTCCAAAAGTAGCAGTAAGCAGAACAGTAATTTCACTATGTGAAAGGAATTTTCTAAATCTGTCTTGGCAAACCACTGTGTTTCTTTATCTTGTAACACAGGACTTGGCCAGGACAGAAATAGATGTCACACATGATCATGTGTTAACTTTGATAAGCTATGCAGGATGTGGTGcttcttcactttttttggGAATAACGCTCATGACATACCTAACCCTTGAGTAAGTATGATCCTTATTCTTACACTGATTTTAATATTTCGGCAATAAGGAATTTGCACCAATTATCAGAATGTTTGCTAGTATTTGATGCTGTGATGCATAAAAGGGAAGACTGAGAGTATAAATATTGCTTTACTTTGATGTCTGTCTGGTGCAAAATTAGAGAGATTTGAATACTTCTACTTCAATACAAGCACCTATCTGTACCGTTCAGCAATTTTTATGTTCCTAAATTTCACAAAATCATCCAATgctttggattggaagggattACTAAAAGGTCCTCTAGTTCCAGCACCTTGCCATTGgtagggacactttccactagaccacattgctccaaaccctgtccaacatggccttgaacacttccagggatagagcagccacagcttctctgggcaacctgtgccagggcctcaccactctcacagtaaaatGTCTGTAAAGAGTAAAAATTCCTGTAATTTCAAAAATTTACCCCTGGACATGGGTGAGATATTACATCAAGAATCTGGAATATTCCTGTGCATAGGGTTAGGGTTAGATTGCAAACCCACTCCTGTAGGGAGTAAATAGGCTGTAAATTGGATGATGCAGTGATAACCTTGCGgactttcccctttcttttagGAAGGTGCGGAGAGACAACCCCTCAAAAATCCTGCTCAACCTTTGTGCTGCACTGCTGATGCTGAACATGGTCTTCCTTATCAACTCCTGGCTGACCTCGTTCAACCAGCCAGGCCTCTGCATCACTGTGGCCATGCTCCTCCACTATTTCCTTCTTGCAGCATTCACTTGGATGTGCCTGGAGTCTGTTCACTTTTATTTGGCTCTTGTTAAAGTTTTCAATGTTTATGTCCCAAAGTACATCCTAAAATGCTGCATTGCTGGCTGGGGTAAGTAGACTGAGTTCCTCTCCACTTCTGTGCTTGTCAGCTTCTCTAAGATTGGggcatttttacagaaataagtGAAGACACTGAGCTCACAGAAATGTGATGCACACCCTGTGCTGTAAGGATGGATCTCTTCCCCTAGGCTGTTTAGTTTAAATTTCTTCTGTCCTGGGAGACATTAGCAGAGAGTGCTTGTTGGTCCCTGCACAGTCATATGCAACTGAAAGTGAGTGTAAGGCACTGCTTTCTTACTCCTGTTCTCTTTACAGGATGATTTATCAGGGTACCTCACATGAGTGGCAGTAATGCTGCCCACAGCCTTCACCCCTGTGTGAGGATGCTCAGAGGTGATTTTAACTCCTTCTTTGAGCCTTGTGTCCATTTTTGGCATTCTCTAACTGATTCCCATGCACAGAGTGGATTTGGCTTTCATTCATTGCTCTCCTAAGG encodes the following:
- the LOC115915016 gene encoding adhesion G-protein coupled receptor G2-like → MEYTDMNYTICFCNHLTHFGVLLDLARTEIDVTHDHVLTLISYAGCGASSLFLGITLMTYLTLEKVRRDNPSKILLNLCAALLMLNMVFLINSWLTSFNQPGLCITVAMLLHYFLLAAFTWMCLESVHFYLALVKVFNVYVPKYILKCCIAGWGIPAIVITLVLIINKDFYGNGSLSKSHPYSNFCWIQDNTVFYISVVAYFFLIFLMNTAMFITVLLQIHSVKTRTQKTSRF